A window of Chanodichthys erythropterus isolate Z2021 chromosome 16, ASM2448905v1, whole genome shotgun sequence genomic DNA:
tcatttcattcattactACAGTtaattcactatagtttaaaaaaagggtaataaaatatgataagatctcagagttaaactgtgtcagaaatcATCTTAATTATGTTAGATAACaattaagcaaaacatgatCAGATCAAAgtgtgaataatttttggtactggtagtccactgtataaAATTGTGTATGTCGTCAGTTTATTTTGCCATCCTCACATAAACTACAGTGTCCTGAACccactattaaaaaaataaattatatctaGTGTccgaataatttttggtttgattaTATgcatacacaaatatttttgatatatataaaaaacattgcAAAGAAAATCTGAAGAACTAAAAGGTTAggaaaagtatatttttttcaaatatgtgCAGTGAAGATGTTTGACCACAACAAcaattactattactattaggGGTGGGAATCTTTAGGCACCTCACGATCTGATCTGATTCCAATTCTGGGAGTCACGATCCGATTCCAAAGcgatttttattaattaattaaattaatttcgtaaccttgttttttattattattttttaatacatagTCTATGTAATTataggtattttttttttaaattgttaaaaaaattgaaTGTTAAGATTTTCAAATATAGGTTTTAAACAGCTTcaaatcataaaagtggtctaataataataaagaggaacaacaaaacattacaaGCAATAAACAGAGTGCTTTCAGTATTTAAGAGTATCTGAAAGTTTTCCATTCAAAAGCTGTGAGggatttttctctttctcagcTTTATGGTTGTTTGATTATTACTGATATCATCATAGACAGCAGAAGAATAAGCTGCATTCACAATAATGCacagttttcttttaaaatataagatGTTTTTGTCCTGTCTGTTTAATCCTTTAAGACATCTAACTgactgtttacattaatttcaCGTCGTAAAAGCATTTTGAGATGCAAGCAGGCTACATTTAAACACTCAAAACAGCCACTTGCGCGAGCGCCCTTCACAAAGCACACATGGAAATTTAAAGCAGCCTTCTGTCAGTGAGTTTCATATTTCTAAAATATAAGCCCACAGCACTCCAAATAACATAAATGATGCTTTCGTAGAGCATTTGTAAGGAAAATAGGCCTACCGGCGGGCAAGAATGCAAGCTACAAGCGCGCTTCTCTCACAGCtcaaattagggctgcacgattaatcgcatgctattctcacgcgcatttcgtcagtaaagccggttccctgattaccgctaaatcaccatcacctgtttttaaacggagcgccttttaatagacagagccgtagttcacagacaagccacgcaatatcgcgttcattatcgcaggcgattcatctgcgatatgatcgcgatattgcgtggcttttcagtgatctacggctctgtctattaaatgccgcttcatttgaaagcaggtgatggcgatttagcggtaatcagggaaccggctttactgacgaaatgcgcgtgagaatagcatgcgattaatcgtgcagccctagctCAAATCCTGTGCAATGATCAAACATGCAAATGTCCGTGCAATGGGTGCGCATAATTCGCTCTAGCTTTTCTGAACTGTATGAAggattattttatagaaggttAGAGTGGTGTGTGTATGAAAGGAAATTGAAACAAGCAAAATACGGTTGTTTCTGACAGTGCCTGTCCACTGGCGCGGAGCGAGCGTATTcggttcattcctatggaagttgagcaTTTTCAGGCTCGCAAGAGTGAAGCTCTACTTCCATATGAATGAATTGAAAACGCTTGCTGTGCTCCGCGCTGGTGGACATGCACTTTAAGCACACGCAGCGTCAACTCACAACTGAGGTAAGatcagaatcgatccagaatcattGATGAGAGAATCACGATGCTCCCACCCCTAACTACTATTATGATGACTTTTTTATTTCTAGTATGTTTAGCTTTCAGTACCTGCTCTGTAACAAACTTATTGACATCCTCATCTTCAGGCAGAAAGTCTTTCCACCTGAGTCCTGCCTCCAACCACATCGATCCAGCCTTTTTGTGACTCTGAGAATTTttcagagaagaaaaaaaactgcagtTTATGCAAGTAATATTCATAAAGCATTTGCCATAGTATGATACTCACCAGTCCTTTGCAGAGAAGGTTAAGTATGTCAACAAGCAAGATTGCTGCTTTGCCCATTGGCAGAAGAGGTTTGGACACTTCCCTGTGGACAAGATTATTTAAAAAGTTCAGATGGTGTGcaaatgcattattttctatTGCTTTGATGGTTTAGAGTCTTGCATACAGGTATCTGATTCAGTGCCTAACCTGAAAAGCTGGCCCATGGGAATGCCACCCTCTTGCAACATTGGTGTGATGATCTCAGCCAAGTAGAGCCAAATGTGAGGAATGTCAATGGCCATATCATCTGCTATCTCTAGAATCTCCTGAAGTCTACAGTGGGTAAAACAAGACATTAAAATCATAAGTGCAGAGACGcatagaaatattttgtgatGATGGTTTAGAGTTGATAGACCTGGCAGCATAAGCTGTTATATTATTACGGTCAtcattgtatttgtttatttattgaatttataaaaaaagcagaaaaaaaaaaaaagcagtcaTGCTACATTAGTGCAGACACAGAAAAAACAGTGTTGCTGTTGTCAACAATGTAGATTGATtacattaaaggaatagttcacccaaaaatgacaattttatcatcatttactcccccgcaagtcatttactcaccctcaagtggtTCTAACTTTAAATCTAAAtcagtttctttcttttgttgaacacaaaagatgatattttaaagaatgtgggtaaccagacagttgatggcaatcaggaaaaaaaaacaaaaaaaactactgaagtcaatgggtgccatcaactgtctggttaccaacattcttcaaaatatcttttgtgttcaacagaagaaagaaccTGATTTAAATTTAGAAccatttgagggtgagtaaatgacttGCAGGAGTAAATGATGTTAACATTTTcatatacagatttggaaccaTTTGAGGGAGAATAGATGACAATTTTCTTTTGAGAGCTATATTTCCTGACTCGGACTAAAAACTGCATGTAAAAATGCATGAACTTACCCCTTGTAGTACTGCTCATGTAGTAGTATTCTAGCACTAACAAGCTTCTGAAACAACAGGCCCACATGCTCTCTAGCGATGGTGCTGCGCTCCAGCGTGGACTCCACACCGTTCCGTACAAACACAAAGAGAAGAGAGGCGCTGTTCAGCTCCTGCACACACTGCACTGCCTCCTACAGACAAGTAATGAGAATAATGTCAGTGGAACAGGCCAGGGTAAATGTATAGGTTTAAACTGATAAACAAGTTTGATAAAGATGACACATTTCAGATTTGTATGCAATGGCTCCTCAGTTCCTCAATCCCATCAGTGTAGATCAGTGGCCCAGACACGTGGCACAAAATGAAGGTCATCAGTGGAGCACACTTTCACTTTAGGATAAAATTGGATTTACATACCTTCATGTCGTTGATGTGGAGATACTCTTCAATTATGGATTTGGACTTCTTGTCCAGCTCTTCCTCACTCATGGCAGGTTTGGCTGGAGCAGGAGGTGGTGGAGCAGGAGTCGATATAGGCTTCGCTGAGAAACCCAAGCAGGTAAAGAGGTGATCAATTTGTGAATCATCAACTCAAACATCTCTCTTGCTGGTGCAGCTCAGGACAGTTCTCCTAGTCGGTCGACTCTCACCTGTGTCTTTGCTTCTATCGCGCTCTCGACTGCCTCGGTCGCGGTTCTCTGTCATGCTGGACACGCGGCGTACAGAATCCGGAGGTCCGCGACTGTCACCTCCTCTGCGCTCTTCGTTTTCACGGCTGAAGCTGCGTTTGGTGATGGTCTGACGGGGTCTGTCTAGGCCTCGGTCCCGATCTTCCCGCCTGCTATCAAATCGGTCAAAGCGATCTCTGTCTCGGTCATTGCGATCTCTGTCGCCACGGTCCCTACTGGAGCTGTTTCTGCACAGGAGATGGACAAAGTCAAACTCATTTTTAGATTACCATTGAACACTGAAGTTAGCACTCGTTTgccacacaaaacaaaaagcacTTCAAAACTGTACCTTTGAGGCACTCTACGATCAGAGTCAAGTGAGGATGAGGATGAAGAAGATTGTCCAGACTGCTGCAATGCAGAGAAGCGGTTGAGTGTGCTAGTGGCAGGTCTCCCCTGGTCtgcatcataaaaaaaaaaaaaaaaaaaaaaaacagattagaGTTTTACAATTAAACAAacagacaagatttttacattgTTAACACTTTGACAGTTATATGTTACtatatgtacttactatagtaataacagtaaattaaaccgaaatatatatttttacattaacacTCTGATGtagttactacatgtacttactatagtaataacattaaattatgcataattacaagtaactaaccacAAACCAAACCATAACCCTATAATAACTATAGTAGTTAATTCATATTACTAAGTAATTAAGTCCAATGTATCTACATcataaaacagtgtaaatgagaaaatgagtgatgctTGCCCATGCAGTCTCCTTTGTCTTTAGCCAGTTATCAACCACACAGAACATTATAGCAACAACTCTTGCATGTCATAATACATGgagcaactttttgagcaatgttgccaggCAATGTTGCTTGGGTACTTccccattgagaatgggcaatAAATTTTGATCTAAAGTATCCAGATAGAAATTTTGTTGCCCAAGTCTTTAAGGCTATGTTTatactgtcagtccaaatctaATTATGTATCCGATCCAACTGTTTTCCAGTATATCTGCGTTGACAATAACGTTGAGTTGACAGGCATATGCCAAAAACAACCGCAGCATGGAGGGATTTGCAATATAGATGTCTTATTAACAACTCAACAATGTGTAGGACTACTGTGCTGACTACTTCTGATGCAACGGCAGAAACGTAGGAGGCTGGCATGCATGGCTTTATTACGTGCTGTCGCTGTGTGCCACTTTTAAAACATGTCTCCattatattgttattttgttcatCTGGCACTTTGCAACAACACAACCTTTCTGCAGTGACTTTCAGCATATTTCCTATGACATCATCTGACATTTATGTTTCACGTGGCATGAGAAAGTCACAAAAACCATGTGAAATCTGATCTGTGGtgtgtttcccgaaagcatcattagccaactctaccaatagagttcaatgggacttacaactaatgacggaacttgcgaccatagtttgctttgggaaacgcaTCCCAGAGCGGTCTCAGACTGAAActgaaatcctattcaaatcacATCTCTGGAAGTCTAACTACATATGAATGTAGCTGAAAACAGATTTGTAAAAATCACAATGTGAGATGTTTTGGTAGTTCAGACTTGCTTAATCTGATCAGATATGCACAAAAATCAAATTTGGACTGACATTCTGAATTCTAGATAAAACTCATGTCACAGTGTATAATAGTGGTTGTCAACCATTGGGTTCTCAAGCTTCCAATAGGGCCTTAAAATGGTTTACAATATGCCAAAACAACCATTTAATAAGCCaacaatctttaaaaaaaagcaaaattttttattttaatgtcacAAGATTTGAAGCGTCCACTGCCGTGGTAAGCAGCACCAATTAAAACAGCCCATCTATGACATGAATAAAGAGCTGGTATTCTCTATTCTGTGTGAAGTCCAAGTTAAATAAGACTAGGCAAACTCACCTTGATCTCCAGTGGACTTGGCTCCTGTGCCTCCACTGCTCCCTTTGCCCCAGCTACCCCATGAACCCTTTCCTCCTGGGGCCAGCAGCTGGTTGCTGAAATCTCCAGGCTGAAGACAGAAATACAAAACAAATGAGACAATCAATGAGCACATCAATCaaacaactgaaaaaatatTATGCCATGAAGAAGTGTCACTTTCAACAgctaaattataaatgtctaatgttataaaatagaaaagttaagATTCACCTTAGTAATTTTACTGAGGCGACTGGTGTCAATTGGTCTGTTCTTAGTGGAAATAGGCACAATGTTCCAGCCCTCATCTTGGGTCTGGCTACCGCGGCCCCCAGAGGAGTGCGGCCCACCACGGCCCCCTCGACCCTGACTAGAGTCTTTCTTGGAAAGTAGCTGTTGTTGGACTTTGATTTGCTCTCTGTGTTCTTCCAGCTCAGCTTCTTTGTGGATCTGATCAATGGTCTTGGGACCCAGATCTCCTCTCCTGGGCACCCAGTTGTTCTGCGTGACAGAGACCATAtgcacattgtaaaaaaaaaaaaaaaaaaaagggcgaAGAAATTGAAGCGCAAGAAAAACTTAAAACACcaccatgcatttatttttttatttttatatatgtaaatgaaGTTCTTGCCAATTTCCTTGTGCAAATGCCACATGAAACAAAGATTATTTGCCAAACCAAGTGTAATGTTACCTTTCGGAGGTCTAATACATCCTGTAGCATGAAGCGGATTCTAGAGGACGTCTTCCTCTCTTTAATGATCTTCTCCATCTGGTGGAAGTACTGATCCATACGAGGCTGCACACAACAAACCAACATTAAATCTGACTAAAAGTAAACAAGTGAAGACAATTGTACAATATACTACACACAACTGAAAGGAATGTAGACTAACAGAATTATACAGCTCATAACTCATGAACCCACAACTCCTCAGAGCTCTGATGGATATTTGACTGATACAAACTGTGCTATACCTTGGCCTTCTCAAAGTCTAGGTCTTTGCCAATGGTGGACAGCAGCCGGCAAAGGCACTCTAAGCTCTCCTCATCATGGTTCTTCAAGAGCTTGACAATGCAGTCATGCATGATGGGCTCTGTCAGCATTTTTAGCTTGAACAACTCTCCGATGAACTTGATATTTCCAAGCGACCGTCTACGTGCCTTGTCCTTGGCTTCAACCAGCTCCTCGTTTAGGCGCTGACGCTCCTCTTCctacagttaaaaaaacaaaacaaattgttTTGATTTTAACAGAACTATTTGATGCACCTCTAGTTAAATGTGGTGAGACGTCACCTCAGTGGAAGCATCCAGCTCCTTCTGTTTTTGCTCAAAGATCTCATCATCATCCTTGTCCTTTTCAAACTCTTTTTGACAACGATTGAGCAGTAGTTTACGGAAATTCACAGTGACTCCCGGTTTGTCTGAAGTGGGGACTTTAAGCTGGAAAACAGATCATTCAAAAATGAAGTCACATTGAAGTCACATAGATTAATCAATTTCTTTTCTTGCTCAGAaacaggtttcagttggtcaaatATGGTAAATGGAAACAAATGTGCTTGCTTGATGCACAAGATCCAATGAGTTCTCGCTTTCGTTTACCATATTTGATTAGCTCCATGTATGCGCATTGATTGataatatgtgaataaaaggcTAAATTAAATTTGTTCTTCATAAAAAGCATCTTCAAAAGACTTGATTTAAATGAATTTCTTTATAATTTCTTTAAgatgtctttatgaactttacGAAGCATACAATTTTCTGTAGAATGTACTTTCAAAGGAGAGACAGAAATTTTAcgtttaatttcattaaaaacattgtcatttgtgtgtttcgaagatgaacaaaagtcttacaggtttggaactaaagccccgggtatacttcggcCGTCCGGGTTCGTGCACCGTCCGCATGACGTAATTTTCGTTACAGCTCAAATTTTGAGACAGCGCGGACGGTGCGTGTGCAACAGCGCATGCTCAAGCAGAAaagaagagtccactaggtggcaatacgcaCAGTGACGCGTGCCACGTCCGGGAGcagaaagtgaagtatacctGGGGCTTAAGGCTTTAACAATCACTTTGATCTTTATTGTtggtgttattttttgtttaactgttgttgtCATTAAAACAGTGATTGTTTGGCAAGGCCTTTtttgaaaaatggaaaaaataaaatgcatatttaaaaaatttttttggtAATAGATTAATGATAAGTGGAATAATCTATTGGTTATTTTTATGATTAATCGAATGTGTGTCTTATCAATCAATTAATCCTTTGGTTATGGtaccaataaaataataactgtaacttctgtcattaatatttcaacattttattcaaacataacATTGTCAAGAATTAAAAGGCATCTGTCAGTAATACAAATGTCCATGACGGCTGATTGGTTTGTCGAGAAGGCAGTTTTGAGTCCTGAAAATGTGCAGGTGTCAGTTCGGTTATAGAAGGCAGTTGTCAAGATCGTAAAAAACAAAACGCTGTATGAACAACCATATGCCATACTAGCCATTAGCATCTACTTTAGAGTCTTGTTttgtgtaaataaaacaaaaacaaaacggGGTTTTAGGGATGAACGTAAAAAGTGTGATGCGTCAAAGCAACGTGGCACAAAACAGGTCATCAATTGAGCCAACACACCAAAGCAAACAGACAATTGTTACTCACCCCCATAAGGCAGCGGCACATGTTGGCATAAGCTACAGAGAAGTTGGGTTCGGAGATGGCTTTCTCAAAGATGAGGTCAATGACACCCTTGAGCCTTTCTTCTGTGTCTATGCTGAGCTCCGTCACCTGCTTCATCAGTTGCTGGAACATCTGTGGCGTGAGCTTGTTAAGGACGCTGCGCACACGGCGGAACAGCTCTTGTGTTTTTGCAGCCTCAGCGTCATCATCCTGCTCCTCTACCCCACGGCTTCGGGCTTGCTTCTTGACCGAAGGTGTCCAAGCGTTCTCAGCCTGGTTGAGTTCCACATTGTCTTTAATAGACACGCTGGTGATAATCTTGGGGTTGCGATTGATTTGGTCTTTGCCTCGACCCGGCTGAGGGCGCCGTGCAGACTGAGAAGAgtgcttttaaaaataaatgaccaATCTCAAAATACAGCCACATTACTTATAACTGACAACTGACTTTTGAATCATAAGAGTAAAGAAAGTCAACTGACCGGTCCTCTCCCTCCTCCTCCGGATGACTGTCTACCTAAGTTAGCATATGAAGGTGTGAAATCGGGCCCACAGTTCATCAGACTCCTTGGATCCAATGGCCGCAAGGGGGTTTTATTTGCCTGTTGTGGAAATGGCAAAGAGCAAGAGGGTGATTATAATTTTTAGCAAGAAACATTTCAGGTTAAATCTGTTAGGTTCAGATAGAACCTTCACCTTGTCCAAGACAACATCGCTGATGTGCGGCAAACCCTCTGGCTTGTGCATGCTTGCACTAATGAACTGGAAGCCAAGCAGGAACTCTCGATCATATCGTTTCTTCTCTTCTGGGTTGATGGGCTTCCATTGCTCTGTAAGGGGgacaatgaaaagaaaaaaattaagttgcAGGACAGCTCCACAAACGCAAGACATTTAGACAGTTTATCTTGGAAAAATCTATATCATGTATAAAGATTTTCTTGATTTCAGTTTGTCTTATACAAGGCAAATTCACCAAGTTTGGTATCATTTGGTGGGAATGCAAAAACTAGCCAACAATCCATTCCCAATTaaaaatgttgcatttattCACTGGTAAATACgcagtgaaaaaaataaaataaaaatgttatttcacTGATTCCCAGGGGTATAGTATTTCCATTAATCGTGTACAATTATATAACCATATCTCTACAAATTAAAATACCAATAATATAACATTTCAACTTGATATTCAATAATTCTAATAtttcacagaagaaaacctttaaaaaatgtCCATTAATGTACTTTCTGAACAAGAATGTTGCCTAATATTTAAAAGCAGAACATTCCAATAAAATATTATAGTCAAGAAAGACTTCACATAAAGGCAAATCTTCCCCTTCTAATAAATATACATGGGTAAGTCATATGACAAATTTGACATTTTGTATATACAGTCTGatcatttctattttaaaaattaaaacaatggtTAGGTCTTTCATTTATAACTGGATTCTCGTCATGACTTATGGACACATTCATCCCCTGGAAATATACAAACTCAGTGTGGGTTTTGTCAGATTAATAAGCATAAgacttctcaaaaaaaaaaaaaaaaaaaaaaaaaaaaaaaaaaattatccacaaacttttgaacattagtgtaCATTCAGTGAACTGTCctctaaattaaaagaacacTCATATATTGCTGTAATCTGTAAAACAGGATGAACGTTCTCAAGCAAGACTCAATTAACTTCTAACCTTCTTTATACTGATACTTCTGTTCTACAGGTTTAGACGCATCAGGCTCAATATTTTCTGTGTCCAGCTTGTCCTCCTTCTCCTCCCATGTTTCTTCCAACTCTTCAGCTGGTGGGGTAGGGGTTGGCGCCGGGGAGGGTTCTTTCTGAGCAACCTCTGGCTCAGGAGCAGGCTTTTCCTCCTCTGGCTGAAACCGGTAAAGACGATTCATTATTGCACACGTGTACTCTTCACAAGTCGCAGAATGTCCCATAAGGTCTACTGttgtaaaacaaaaatgtgtctcaTTACTACAAACCTCTTTGAAGGCATCTAGGACATCTCCAAAACCTTTGTTATTCAGATCCTTgatcttctttttcttctttggcACTGCTGTCACGGAAGCTAGGAAGAGAGAAAATAAAGTCaaacatcttaaaaaaaaaaaaaagaagaagaaaaaaaaaaaaagctaaatatttCTCAACTTATTTCCCCACCTTGCATAGTCGTTTCCTCAACAGGGCAGACTGCTACAGGGGTGGGCATCTCCTCTACTTTATCCTTTTCTGCTTCCTCCACAGGTGCTTTCACAGCCGTAAGGCAG
This region includes:
- the eif4g1a gene encoding eukaryotic translation initiation factor 4 gamma 1a isoform X2 codes for the protein MNKPPQPITGPPAVPHPSQSPGLTQGAYPPGQPPSVVFPGPSPQMNTAPQPRQFAPGPRALHQQPYYANRPNMQGSAPRVPPSNNPRSVAPTHVYQPTSQVMMIPQQQLPFANSQGHTFFLHGQYRPPYMPPTQQYSVSSGTAGFYAGSSPAEYGTYAAAYYPATQQYPTSVPAAPVMMNPAQQQPAPPPQQAPPQQSAPVKPRERKQIRIRDPNQGGRDITEEIMSGGRTTSTPTPPQTVGLEAGGPVQTNGESVPSVAVRADDQGKAMAPPAAVSTPPPSKTPEQAPAAPSAADSKPVSEVRPVSPLSKIPIPPAEEPVLFPALPPSPSPPPTNNPQHSEPQTGDSVDAPVLPDAPAQQKESEDTSPLEELTFTEVAKEEPEVAKEKELEPVAETEAVSDSSPAAITSIPVETSPAVANDGDDASEDPIPVTMATPVPEPVIDEPKEQPLQNGLPQDSAESPDVKPESSTNPVAEQAVPQVQQSCLTAVKAPVEEAEKDKVEEMPTPVAVCPVEETTMQASVTAVPKKKKKIKDLNNKGFGDVLDAFKEPEEEKPAPEPEVAQKEPSPAPTPTPPAEELEETWEEKEDKLDTENIEPDASKPVEQKYQYKEEQWKPINPEEKKRYDREFLLGFQFISASMHKPEGLPHISDVVLDKANKTPLRPLDPRSLMNCGPDFTPSYANLGRQSSGGGGRGPSARRPQPGRGKDQINRNPKIITSVSIKDNVELNQAENAWTPSVKKQARSRGVEEQDDDAEAAKTQELFRRVRSVLNKLTPQMFQQLMKQVTELSIDTEERLKGVIDLIFEKAISEPNFSVAYANMCRCLMGLKVPTSDKPGVTVNFRKLLLNRCQKEFEKDKDDDEIFEQKQKELDASTEEEERQRLNEELVEAKDKARRRSLGNIKFIGELFKLKMLTEPIMHDCIVKLLKNHDEESLECLCRLLSTIGKDLDFEKAKPRMDQYFHQMEKIIKERKTSSRIRFMLQDVLDLRKNNWVPRRGDLGPKTIDQIHKEAELEEHREQIKVQQQLLSKKDSSQGRGGRGGPHSSGGRGSQTQDEGWNIVPISTKNRPIDTSRLSKITKPGDFSNQLLAPGGKGSWGSWGKGSSGGTGAKSTGDQDQGRPATSTLNRFSALQQSGQSSSSSSSLDSDRRVPQRNSSSRDRGDRDRNDRDRDRFDRFDSRREDRDRGLDRPRQTITKRSFSRENEERRGGDSRGPPDSVRRVSSMTENRDRGSRERDRSKDTAKPISTPAPPPPAPAKPAMSEEELDKKSKSIIEEYLHINDMKEAVQCVQELNSASLLFVFVRNGVESTLERSTIAREHVGLLFQKLVSARILLHEQYYKGLQEILEIADDMAIDIPHIWLYLAEIITPMLQEGGIPMGQLFREVSKPLLPMGKAAILLVDILNLLCKGLSHKKAGSMWLEAGLRWKDFLPEDEDVNKFVTEQKMEFTLGEESEKPSKKELTAEEMSKHLDRLLQEKANNQRIYDWVEANLDEQKMSSNQFVRALMTSVCQSAVICENPYKVDVEQINQRAKLLQKYLSDEIKELQALYALQALMVQMEQPANLLRMFFDALYDEDVIKEEAFYKWESSKDPAEQLGKGVALKSVTAFFTWLREAESESDNS